Part of the bacterium genome, CGCCGCAGGTCCGCGGCCGCAAGGGCCGACGTCGCCGGCGCGACGAGCGGGAGCCAGCGCGGAGGCCTGTCCTCCCAGCGGCGCCAGAGCGACCCGGCGGCGCGGGTGAGACGGCTGCGGCGTTCCAGCACGATGCGCCCGCTCATCCGATCTCCTCCGGCTCGAGCAGCGACTCCGCCAGCCGGCGTGCGCAGTCGGCGATGTCGGCCTCCCCGGCGTCGGGGGGCACCGCGATCGCTTCGCCTTCGACGGCCTCGATGCGCGTGAACGGCAAGGGTAACACCGTGCGGTCCCAGTTGCCGAGGTTGAGATGGCGACCGCACCTGACCGTCAACGGCACGATGGGGGCGCCCGTCAGCCGGGAGAGCTGGATCACGCCGTCGCGCACCACGCCGAAGGGACCGCGGGGCCCATCCACGGCGATGCCGACGGACGAGCCTCCCTGCAGGGCGTCCAGCAGGCTCCGGAAAGCCCGTCCGCCCTGCTTGCCGGTGGAGCCGCGGGCGAAGGAATAGCCGTGCCTGCGGAGCGTGTTGATCAGTATGTCACCGTCCGGGCTGCGGCTGACCAGGAGGGTGGGGCACGCCGTCTTGACGTGGAGGATGGCCGGGATCATGTCCCGGTGCAGGCAGGCGAAGATGACGGGGCTGTCGCCCGGCCGACGTCCGGTGCCGCCGCC contains:
- a CDS encoding lysophospholipid acyltransferase family protein, whose translation is MPGRLKLWLTPVLYRMLSGSVRLDGGGTGRRPGDSPVIFACLHRDMIPAILHVKTACPTLLVSRSPDGDILINTLRRHGYSFARGSTGKQGGRAFRSLLDALQGGSSVGIAVDGPRGPFGVVRDGVIQLSRLTGAPIVPLTVRCGRHLNLGNWDRTVLPLPFTRIEAVEGEAIAVPPDAGEADIADCARRLAESLLEPEEIG